The nucleotide sequence AAGGAAGCGCAGTACAAGCAGTTCGAGATCAAGCTGGTCCTGGAAAGGCTCGTCGAGAAGGGCAAGATCATGGTCAAGCGGGCGTACGCGGACTGGAACCGCTACGCCGAGTACAAGCGCCCCTTCCACGAGCACGCCATCGAGCTGATCGACGTCCCCCAGAGCCGCTACAGCGGCAAGAACTCGGCGGACATCCGCATGGTCGTGGACGCCATGGACCTGGCGTACGCCAAGCAGCACGTGGACAGCTTCGCGCTGGTCTCGGGCGACTCGGACTTCTCGCCGCTGGTCTCCAAGCTGCGGGAGAACGACCGCTACGTGATCGGGCTCGGGGTCAAGTCGTCCTCGTCGGAGCTGCTCGTCGGCAACTGCGACGAGTTCATCTTCTACGAGGACCTGATCCGCGAGTCCAAGAAGCCCACGACGCTCCGCGGGATGCCGGAGAAGAAGATGGAGGCGATGGCGCAGCTGATCGAGGCCATCCAGGCTCTCCAGCGCGAGAACAAGGACACGCTCTGGGGTTCCATGGTCAAGCAGACCATGCAGCGGAAGAACCCGGCCTTCAACGAGTCCTACTACGGCTACTCGACCTTCTCGAAGCTGCTGGAAGAGGCGGCGAAGCAGAAGATCGTGACGCTGGAGAAGGACGCGAAGAGCGGGACCTACATCATCACCTCGGTCGAGGAAGGCAGAGCCGCGTAGCGCGCGACACGGCCGGC is from Candidatus Methylomirabilota bacterium and encodes:
- a CDS encoding NYN domain-containing protein, whose translation is MSDDRKLAMFMDFENIVRGVKEAQYKQFEIKLVLERLVEKGKIMVKRAYADWNRYAEYKRPFHEHAIELIDVPQSRYSGKNSADIRMVVDAMDLAYAKQHVDSFALVSGDSDFSPLVSKLRENDRYVIGLGVKSSSSELLVGNCDEFIFYEDLIRESKKPTTLRGMPEKKMEAMAQLIEAIQALQRENKDTLWGSMVKQTMQRKNPAFNESYYGYSTFSKLLEEAAKQKIVTLEKDAKSGTYIITSVEEGRAA